Proteins encoded by one window of Phycisphaerae bacterium:
- a CDS encoding PilZ domain-containing protein has protein sequence MDVNSERRREQRLRYHWPVWFAENFSETLSQGQMVDISSTAAAFTCRKDEQYPNIGQHLTARFSVPRLQPGEAFDMANFTRSGRICRVDDISMFCRRIVVQFFKPLPFKPGEQIDNEFEAQEQLVAAMV, from the coding sequence ATGGACGTTAACAGCGAACGAAGAAGAGAACAGAGACTCCGCTATCATTGGCCCGTCTGGTTCGCCGAGAACTTCAGCGAAACCCTGTCACAAGGCCAGATGGTTGACATTTCCAGCACCGCTGCTGCGTTCACCTGCCGAAAAGACGAGCAATATCCTAATATCGGCCAACATTTAACCGCCCGCTTTAGCGTTCCCCGTTTACAGCCGGGAGAAGCCTTTGATATGGCAAATTTCACCCGTTCAGGCCGTATCTGCCGGGTTGATGACATAAGCATGTTTTGCCGGCGTATTGTAGTGCAATTTTTCAAACCGCTGCCGTTTAAGCCCGGCGAACAAATCGACAACGAATTTGAAGCACAGGAACAACTCGTAGCTGCCATGGTATAA
- the ispD gene encoding 2-C-methyl-D-erythritol 4-phosphate cytidylyltransferase: protein MSKKVGVIICAAGASNRFGGKRKKPFVDVDGRAAFLRSVEIFSGRDDVKQVLLAIASEDEELVNIKWGPNLKFFNVKTYFGGAGRFDTVQKGLELIKDDIELIAVHDAVRCCVKEEWIDKVIAEAAKTGAAMLACPVVATIKEVTDSIIIRTVDRTGLYEAQTPQVFEVSLLKKAYANLKNLDKNKISDDSQLAEAIGQKVSIVETDSSNIKITRQSDIAIAEAILKSRPKPIPKGPIGPYIEAQW, encoded by the coding sequence ATGAGTAAGAAGGTTGGCGTGATAATCTGTGCCGCAGGGGCGAGCAACCGGTTCGGCGGAAAAAGGAAGAAACCATTTGTCGACGTGGATGGCCGGGCGGCCTTTCTGCGAAGCGTTGAAATTTTTTCCGGCCGAGACGACGTAAAACAAGTACTATTAGCCATCGCTTCCGAAGACGAGGAGCTTGTAAACATCAAATGGGGACCTAACCTGAAGTTTTTCAACGTAAAAACCTATTTCGGCGGCGCTGGGCGTTTCGACACCGTCCAAAAGGGTCTGGAGCTTATCAAAGACGATATTGAGCTTATCGCTGTTCACGATGCCGTCAGGTGCTGTGTTAAAGAAGAATGGATTGACAAAGTCATTGCAGAAGCCGCCAAAACAGGTGCCGCTATGCTGGCCTGTCCCGTCGTAGCTACCATTAAAGAAGTCACAGACAGCATAATAATCCGAACCGTTGACAGGACCGGCCTCTATGAGGCGCAAACGCCGCAGGTTTTCGAGGTTTCGCTGCTGAAAAAGGCTTACGCTAATCTCAAAAACCTGGACAAAAACAAAATCAGCGATGATTCGCAATTGGCCGAAGCAATCGGACAAAAGGTGTCCATCGTGGAGACAGATTCATCAAATATCAAAATCACACGCCAAAGCGATATTGCGATTGCCGAAGCGATTCTCAAATCCCGTCCGAAACCGATACCGAAAGGCCCAATCGGGCCGTACATCGAAGCGCAATGGTAA
- a CDS encoding four helix bundle protein, translating into MNSTKIKNFRDLKIWQRGVQLVEDIYQNTKTFPKEEVYGLTGQLRRAAVSIPSNIAEGFGRFHNKEYAQFLFTALGSCSEVITQLTIAQRLGFIKNNNAESLIGEAEQISKMIMGLVKKLRENTIH; encoded by the coding sequence GTGAATAGCACAAAGATAAAGAATTTCAGAGACCTTAAGATTTGGCAACGAGGAGTCCAGTTAGTTGAAGATATTTACCAAAATACCAAGACTTTTCCAAAAGAAGAAGTTTACGGACTGACCGGACAACTAAGACGAGCTGCAGTTTCAATACCGTCGAATATTGCTGAAGGATTTGGCAGGTTTCACAATAAAGAATATGCACAATTTTTATTTACCGCTTTAGGTAGCTGTTCGGAAGTGATAACGCAACTTACGATTGCCCAACGGCTTGGTTTTATAAAGAATAACAATGCCGAAAGCTTAATTGGCGAGGCAGAACAAATTAGCAAGATGATTATGGGATTGGTCAAAAAACTTCGAGAAAATACTATTCACTAA
- the murD gene encoding UDP-N-acetylmuramoyl-L-alanine--D-glutamate ligase has product MDRQFFAGKDVLVMGLGRFGGGVDAAKFAAEAGAKVTVTDLASEEELSSSIKQLEEFPDIEYHLGSHDPADFKQADVIIANPAVPPDNKFLEFARGHNKFITSQINIFFELCPAPIIGITGANGKSTTAALIAYLLKSASNYNVWLSGNIGNEPLLTITDQIKPGDLVVLELSSFQIEQLAQIPKAPNVALLTNLTPNHLDRYGTFANYCAAKENIFKFQKLDSPPAVSIFNAEDEIAAKWFEKYRRDAGRICVKFSADDVSKEIRDSFPLPGRANLSNLAAALCIARHFGVEDRKIIKELPKFKGLPHRLEFAAEINGVKWYNDSKATTPESAITAIEAFDQPVIIIAGGYDKHIPFDEFGQKIAKKAKAAILLGQTAPKIADVITACPKTKIKIEIVDSLPKAVELAKQLAANGDVVLLSPACASYDMFGNYEQRGNEFCKLVRENRG; this is encoded by the coding sequence ATGGATAGGCAATTTTTCGCAGGTAAAGACGTCCTGGTGATGGGTTTAGGCCGCTTCGGCGGCGGAGTCGATGCCGCCAAGTTCGCCGCAGAGGCCGGCGCAAAGGTAACTGTAACCGACCTGGCTTCGGAGGAGGAATTGAGCAGCTCAATAAAGCAGCTCGAAGAATTTCCTGATATAGAATATCACCTCGGCTCGCACGACCCCGCCGATTTCAAACAAGCCGACGTTATCATAGCCAACCCTGCGGTCCCGCCCGACAATAAGTTTTTGGAGTTTGCCCGGGGGCACAATAAATTTATTACATCCCAAATAAACATCTTTTTCGAATTGTGTCCCGCACCGATAATCGGCATAACAGGCGCCAACGGCAAAAGCACAACAGCAGCCCTAATTGCGTATCTTCTCAAAAGTGCGAGCAACTACAATGTCTGGCTTAGCGGCAATATAGGCAATGAGCCGTTATTAACCATAACGGATCAAATCAAACCCGGCGATTTAGTTGTGCTGGAGCTGTCGAGTTTCCAAATCGAGCAGCTGGCACAAATTCCAAAAGCCCCGAATGTCGCATTATTAACAAATCTCACGCCAAACCATCTTGACCGCTACGGCACATTTGCAAACTACTGCGCCGCCAAGGAAAATATCTTCAAATTCCAAAAACTTGACAGCCCCCCTGCCGTCTCTATCTTTAACGCTGAAGATGAAATTGCAGCCAAATGGTTTGAAAAATACAGGCGAGATGCCGGCAGAATTTGCGTGAAATTTTCAGCTGATGATGTGAGCAAAGAGATTCGGGATAGTTTCCCGCTGCCCGGCCGGGCCAACCTTTCCAATCTTGCCGCCGCCTTGTGTATAGCCAGGCATTTTGGCGTTGAGGACCGCAAAATAATAAAGGAATTGCCGAAGTTTAAGGGTTTGCCGCACCGGCTCGAATTTGCCGCGGAGATAAACGGCGTTAAGTGGTACAACGACTCGAAAGCCACTACGCCGGAAAGTGCGATTACCGCAATAGAGGCCTTCGACCAGCCGGTGATTATCATTGCAGGCGGATATGACAAGCACATACCATTCGACGAATTCGGCCAAAAAATAGCCAAAAAGGCAAAGGCAGCCATTTTACTCGGCCAAACCGCCCCGAAAATTGCAGATGTAATTACGGCCTGTCCAAAAACCAAAATAAAAATTGAAATTGTCGATTCACTACCCAAGGCGGTTGAGCTTGCCAAACAATTAGCGGCAAATGGTGATGTTGTTTTATTGAGTCCGGCCTGTGCGAGCTACGATATGTTCGGAAACTACGAGCAGAGGGGAAATGAATTCTGCAAACTTGTCCGAGAAAACCGCGGTTAG
- a CDS encoding cob(I)yrinic acid a,c-diamide adenosyltransferase yields MLEKGLVQIYTGDGKGKTTAAFGLALRAAGQGNKVLIYQFLKPPSLDIGERFALKLGAVRIRVEALDIEWDMAKSFDDKEQVAQAKTAISKALDRIAQTAEKRFYDCVILDEIVFCLSKGLARLEDIKNIIDKKDPAVEIVLTGRGATGELTAMADLVTEMKNIKHPFDNGLSARRGIEF; encoded by the coding sequence ATGTTGGAAAAAGGGCTTGTCCAGATATATACCGGCGACGGCAAGGGCAAAACGACCGCAGCGTTCGGTTTGGCACTGCGCGCAGCAGGTCAGGGCAATAAGGTTCTGATTTACCAGTTTTTAAAACCTCCCTCGCTGGATATCGGCGAACGTTTCGCCCTAAAGCTTGGTGCCGTCAGAATCAGGGTCGAGGCGCTCGATATCGAATGGGATATGGCCAAATCCTTCGACGACAAAGAACAGGTCGCCCAGGCCAAAACTGCTATCAGCAAGGCCCTCGATAGAATCGCCCAAACCGCAGAGAAGCGATTTTATGATTGTGTCATACTCGATGAGATTGTGTTTTGCCTTTCAAAAGGTCTTGCCAGACTGGAAGATATAAAAAATATTATCGATAAAAAAGACCCTGCCGTCGAAATTGTCCTGACCGGCCGAGGGGCAACCGGCGAGCTGACAGCAATGGCGGATTTGGTAACAGAAATGAAAAATATCAAGCATCCGTTCGACAATGGGTTATCCGCAAGACGAGGTATTGAGTTTTAG
- the wrbA gene encoding NAD(P)H:quinone oxidoreductase has protein sequence MTKIQIVFYSMYGHVYRLAEAVAEGARQVPNTEVTLYQVQELVPEEALVKSGAKAARQAFAHIPIAQPDKLAEADAIIFGTPTRFGNMCAQMRNFLDQTGSLWGKGALIGKVGSVFASTGTQHGGQETTITSFHSTLLHHGMIVVGVPYSQQGLLNMKEITGGTPYGATTLAGADGSRQPSENELAIAKFQGKHVAEIASKLCR, from the coding sequence ATGACAAAAATACAGATTGTTTTCTACAGTATGTACGGGCACGTGTATCGGCTGGCCGAAGCTGTGGCTGAAGGAGCCCGCCAGGTCCCAAACACAGAAGTAACCCTATACCAAGTCCAAGAACTTGTTCCTGAAGAAGCGCTGGTAAAAAGCGGCGCCAAAGCGGCACGACAGGCATTTGCGCACATCCCCATCGCACAACCCGACAAGCTGGCCGAGGCCGATGCGATTATATTCGGCACGCCGACGCGGTTCGGCAATATGTGTGCTCAAATGCGCAATTTCCTCGACCAGACTGGTTCATTGTGGGGCAAAGGTGCCCTCATCGGAAAAGTCGGCAGTGTTTTCGCCAGCACCGGGACTCAGCACGGAGGACAGGAAACAACCATTACAAGTTTTCACTCCACGCTGTTACATCACGGAATGATTGTTGTCGGGGTGCCTTACTCTCAACAGGGCTTGCTCAATATGAAGGAAATTACAGGAGGCACGCCGTATGGCGCGACAACTCTTGCCGGTGCCGATGGGTCCCGTCAGCCGAGCGAGAACGAGTTAGCTATTGCCAAATTCCAGGGCAAACACGTTGCCGAGATTGCGAGCAAACTCTGTCGGTAA
- a CDS encoding ferredoxin reductase family protein: MSRWLKERENMDISSWEYLKAKLIMRKAILIGLIAVTSLLPLTFLDLNEPTSTLVIYKLLAKAGSLCGTVLILWQFLLGFRAAMGKIMRDYLWVLETHKQIGKYILLLISLHPIFITLYYLEKKNINPFLLDGTESFKWWVLGGMLAFALFLAVVLTSVFLRERLGRAKWYSVHILSYAAFALALGHAFALGSTIGTTGAYYFWIGLSIIAAVFLLYRLIYLTELISAKHIVTKVENVGNNVTKISCEPTGRKLKPRLGQFIFFRRGLKGRIRPFTVSHYQPQTGELSITVKALGDTTQNLQSIKPGETVYIDGPYGVFSQAAMKTQRPIVMIAGGIGITPFLRLFEELAYEPDRELHLFYGNKKKHEILYKQELENVETVNVIHVLSDQPEYQGETGYITIDLLRKYLHRPLNEYEFLICGPPVMITKLESALSAQDVPQEQIHHELFGY; this comes from the coding sequence ATGTCAAGATGGTTAAAAGAAAGAGAAAACATGGACATCTCCAGCTGGGAATATTTAAAAGCAAAACTTATAATGCGCAAGGCGATTTTAATCGGATTAATCGCGGTAACATCGCTTTTGCCGCTGACGTTTTTAGATTTAAACGAACCAACATCAACGCTGGTTATTTATAAGCTGCTGGCCAAAGCCGGGTCGCTCTGCGGCACGGTCTTAATATTATGGCAGTTTCTGCTCGGATTTCGTGCGGCCATGGGCAAAATAATGCGAGATTATTTATGGGTTCTGGAGACACATAAACAAATCGGAAAATATATCCTGCTGCTCATATCACTCCATCCGATATTTATTACACTATACTATCTCGAAAAGAAAAATATTAATCCGTTTTTGCTGGATGGGACTGAGTCTTTTAAATGGTGGGTGCTGGGGGGTATGCTCGCGTTCGCATTATTTCTTGCAGTAGTATTAACAAGTGTTTTCCTGCGCGAACGTCTTGGCCGAGCGAAGTGGTACAGCGTGCATATTTTAAGTTACGCTGCTTTTGCGCTGGCGCTGGGGCACGCCTTCGCGTTAGGCAGTACGATTGGCACAACCGGAGCGTATTACTTCTGGATAGGATTATCAATAATAGCGGCGGTATTTTTACTTTATCGGCTGATTTACCTCACAGAACTTATAAGTGCGAAACATATAGTTACAAAAGTCGAAAACGTGGGGAACAATGTCACCAAGATAAGCTGTGAGCCTACAGGCAGAAAACTGAAGCCGCGGCTTGGGCAGTTCATATTCTTCAGAAGAGGATTGAAAGGGCGAATTCGTCCATTCACTGTTTCACATTACCAGCCCCAGACCGGCGAACTGAGCATCACGGTCAAAGCTCTGGGAGACACGACGCAAAATCTGCAGTCGATTAAGCCGGGCGAAACCGTTTACATTGACGGGCCTTACGGTGTATTTTCACAGGCGGCGATGAAAACACAACGGCCGATTGTAATGATTGCCGGCGGAATAGGAATTACGCCCTTCTTGCGTCTCTTTGAGGAACTGGCATACGAACCAGACCGCGAACTGCACCTATTTTATGGAAATAAAAAAAAGCATGAAATCCTGTATAAGCAAGAACTTGAAAACGTAGAAACTGTAAATGTAATACACGTTCTCAGCGACCAGCCGGAATATCAGGGAGAAACCGGATATATTACAATTGATTTGCTAAGGAAATATCTGCATCGCCCGCTGAATGAATATGAATTTCTTATTTGCGGCCCGCCGGTAATGATAACGAAGCTTGAAAGCGCTTTATCCGCACAAGATGTGCCGCAAGAGCAGATACATCACGAACTTTTCGGCTATTAA
- the pyrF gene encoding orotidine-5'-phosphate decarboxylase: MSNHFADRLCKAVKSKRTPLVVGLDPIYSRLPAAIKNHRSMNDEFDAAAAIDAILDFCTQTLRIIAPITPAVKINIAFFEKYLSEGIESYYSLISEADDLGLEIIGDVKRGDIGHTAELYAEAHLQNPELAGLEDILTPDAITINGFAGAEGIEPFADMADKQGKGVFVWVRGSNPGAAVIQDFADAKGQRMYEKIAEVVNEIAIKPERIGDSGYSNVGMIVGGTSPEVTTALRQKYDKVWFLVPGFGSQGASAADCIRFCKSDGTGALIAASRSIIYAHEKPQYKEQFGDDWKRCIEQAAIDAKVELSNAMQTKL; encoded by the coding sequence ATGTCAAACCACTTTGCTGACCGTCTCTGCAAGGCCGTGAAAAGTAAAAGAACACCTCTGGTCGTAGGACTCGACCCCATTTACAGCCGGCTCCCTGCGGCGATAAAAAACCATCGCAGTATGAACGATGAGTTCGATGCAGCTGCCGCAATAGATGCAATTCTCGATTTTTGCACACAAACGCTGCGAATTATCGCCCCGATAACGCCGGCAGTGAAAATAAACATCGCTTTTTTCGAAAAATACCTTTCGGAAGGCATAGAAAGTTATTATTCGCTGATTTCCGAAGCGGATGATTTAGGCCTGGAAATAATCGGGGACGTTAAACGCGGCGATATCGGCCATACCGCAGAACTTTACGCCGAAGCCCATTTGCAGAATCCAGAATTAGCAGGCCTGGAGGACATACTTACTCCCGACGCCATTACCATAAACGGTTTCGCAGGGGCCGAGGGAATAGAACCCTTTGCGGACATGGCTGATAAACAGGGCAAAGGCGTTTTCGTCTGGGTTAGGGGAAGCAACCCAGGGGCCGCGGTAATTCAGGATTTCGCCGATGCCAAAGGCCAAAGGATGTATGAAAAAATCGCTGAAGTCGTCAACGAAATCGCAATCAAACCCGAACGAATCGGCGACAGCGGCTACAGCAATGTAGGAATGATAGTGGGCGGAACATCACCTGAGGTCACAACCGCCTTGCGCCAAAAATATGATAAGGTATGGTTTCTTGTGCCGGGCTTCGGCTCACAAGGCGCCTCTGCCGCTGACTGCATCAGGTTCTGCAAATCCGATGGCACGGGAGCGTTAATCGCCGCATCGCGTTCGATAATCTACGCACACGAAAAGCCGCAATACAAAGAGCAGTTCGGCGATGACTGGAAAAGATGCATCGAGCAGGCCGCCATCGATGCGAAAGTCGAGCTTTCAAACGCGATGCAAACCAAACTTTGA
- the tadA gene encoding tRNA adenosine(34) deaminase TadA, which translates to MTDKDKDEFYMQAAIKQAEIAEENGDVPIGAVIVHKNQIIAKAYNQREQLQDPTAHAEIIALTQAAAALENWHLNDCTMYVTLEPCPMCAGALVLSRMDKLVYGCDDPKTGAVKSLYNIVTDERLNHRLEVTSGVMADECSKILQKFFARKR; encoded by the coding sequence ATGACTGACAAAGATAAAGACGAGTTTTATATGCAGGCGGCTATCAAACAGGCCGAAATTGCTGAGGAAAACGGCGATGTGCCGATTGGGGCGGTAATCGTTCATAAAAATCAAATCATCGCAAAGGCATATAATCAGCGGGAACAACTGCAGGACCCGACTGCGCACGCGGAGATAATCGCGCTTACCCAGGCGGCTGCGGCACTGGAGAACTGGCACCTCAACGACTGCACTATGTATGTTACATTGGAACCTTGTCCTATGTGTGCAGGCGCGCTTGTTTTGAGCAGGATGGATAAATTAGTTTACGGCTGTGATGATCCGAAGACCGGCGCGGTGAAAAGTCTCTACAATATTGTAACGGATGAACGGCTAAATCACCGGCTGGAAGTTACAAGCGGCGTTATGGCCGACGAGTGCAGTAAAATCTTACAGAAATTTTTTGCCCGCAAGCGTTGA